The Triticum aestivum cultivar Chinese Spring chromosome 7B, IWGSC CS RefSeq v2.1, whole genome shotgun sequence genome window below encodes:
- the LOC123157335 gene encoding 60S ribosomal protein L7a-2 — MAPKRGGKAPVPAKKKTEKVTNPLFEKRTKQFGIGGALPPKKDLHRFVKWPKVVRIQRQRRILKQRLKVPPALHQFTRTLDKNLATNLFKMLLKYRPEDKVAKKERLLKRAQAEAEGKTVEAKKPIVVKYGLNHVTYLIEQSKAQLVVIAHDVDPIELVVWLPALCRKMEVPYCIVKGKSRLGSIVHKKTASVLCLTTVKNEDKLEFSKILEAIKANFNDKFDEVRKKWGGGVMGSKSQAKTKARERLIAKEAAQRMN; from the exons ATG GCCCCTAAGCGAGGCGGCAAGGCGCCGGTCCCGGCGAAGAAGAAAACG GAGAAGGTGACCAACCCGCTGTTCGAGAAGAGGACGAAGCAATTCGGCATCGGTGGCGCCCTCCCGCCCAAGAAGGACCTCCACCGCTTCGTTAAGTGGCCCAAGGTTGTGCGCATCCAGCGCCAgcgccgcatcctcaagcagcgcctcaaggtgCCCCCGGCACTCCACCAGTTCACCCGCACCCTCGACAAGAACCTTG CAACAAACTTGTTCAAGATGCTTCTTAAGTACCGGCCTGAAGACAAAGTTGCCAAGAAGGAGAGGCTTCTAAAGAGGGCCCAGGCTGAAGCTGAAGGTAAAACTGTTGAGGCCAAGAAGCCAATAGTTGTGAAGTATGGCCTTAACCATGTTACCTACCTAATCGAGCAG AGTAAAGCCCAGCTGGTTGTCATAGCTCATGATGTTGATCCGATTGAGCTGGTTGTGTGGCTCCCTGCTCTTTGCAGGAAAATGGAGGTCCCTTACTGCATTGTCAAGGGAAAATCTCGCCTTGGATCG ATTGTTCACAAGAAGACTGCCTCTGTTCTGTGCCTGACCACAGTGAAGAATGAGGATAAGCTTGAGTTCAGCAAGATCCTTGAGGCTATTAAG GCGAACTTCAACGACAAATTCGACGAGGTTAGGAAGAAGTGGGGTGGTGGTGTCATGGGCTCCAAGTCGCAAGCGAAGACCAAGGCCAGGGAAAGGCTTATCGCAAAGGAGGCTGCGCAGCGGATGAACTAA